In a genomic window of Croceibacterium sp. TMG7-5b_MA50:
- a CDS encoding 3'(2'),5'-bisphosphate nucleotidase CysQ, which yields MTPDLAADAELAAKLARAAGRILLEVRGCDLLGGKPLGGAGDKVANTWLVETLRSLRPDDGLLSEETKDTPDRLTKDRVWIVDPVDGTREFGESRWDWAVHVGLAVNGVAAAGAVALPDCTGPECENGRGLVFSSHAPVPLPAAQAVPRMVVSRTRPAPEALAVAEAIGAELVPMGSAGAKAMAVVRGQAEIYLHSGGQYEWDNCAPVAVAQAHGLHCSRIDGRPLHYNNQDTWLPDLLICRPEWADRVLEIVAGLALTPSTAR from the coding sequence TTGACCCCGGACCTTGCCGCCGACGCCGAACTCGCCGCGAAGCTCGCCCGTGCGGCGGGGCGCATCCTGCTCGAAGTGCGCGGCTGCGATCTGCTGGGCGGCAAGCCGCTGGGCGGCGCCGGGGACAAGGTGGCGAACACCTGGCTGGTGGAAACGCTGCGATCCCTGCGGCCGGATGACGGCCTGCTGTCGGAAGAGACGAAGGACACGCCCGACCGCCTGACGAAGGATCGGGTATGGATCGTCGATCCGGTGGACGGCACCCGTGAATTCGGGGAGTCCCGCTGGGACTGGGCGGTGCATGTAGGGCTGGCGGTGAACGGCGTCGCTGCGGCGGGTGCGGTGGCCCTGCCCGATTGCACCGGGCCGGAATGCGAGAACGGCCGCGGCCTGGTCTTCTCCTCCCACGCACCCGTACCGCTGCCTGCCGCGCAGGCCGTTCCGCGCATGGTCGTCAGCCGCACCCGCCCCGCGCCCGAGGCGCTGGCCGTCGCCGAGGCGATCGGGGCTGAGCTGGTGCCCATGGGCAGCGCCGGGGCGAAAGCCATGGCGGTGGTGCGTGGGCAGGCGGAGATTTACCTCCATTCGGGCGGGCAGTACGAATGGGACAATTGCGCCCCCGTCGCCGTGGCACAGGCCCACGGTCTGCACTGTTCGCGGATCGACGGCAGGCCGTTGCACTACAACAATCAGGACACCTGGTTGCCCGACCTGCTGATCTGCCGCCCCGAATGGGCGGACCGGGTGCTGGAGATCGTGGCCGGGCTGGCGCTTACGCCGTCCACGGCCCGGTAA
- a CDS encoding alkaline phosphatase PhoX has product MTFAADRRRFLAATGSAFAALAASGCMRVPLSATTAPGAGFSYGPLQPDPAGLLDLPRGFTYRVISSLGDTMDDGFTVPDRADGMGCFDLGNGRIALVRNHELMPTNDGGGVAGPAFDTQARSLVPLPGGTTTLVLDAATLELQGQHRSLAGTIRNCAGGITPWGSWLTCEENVARADGKINQDHGWVFEVPANATGLVDPVPLKAMGRFNHEAAAVDPATGFVYLTEDVKDSLLYRFVPTTRGKLADGGQLQALALVDGPADTRNWEGRTGAVRGQARAVRWIDLDNVESPQDDLRHRGAAAGAAIFARGEGIHMGEGELFFCCTSGGAAGLGQIFRLRPSADGTSDTLDLFFESESKDQFDYGDNLTVGPNGHLVVCEDQYTDVVANHLRGITPDGQAYPIAFLREQTELAGACFSPDGRTLFVNFYSPAKTVAITGPWTA; this is encoded by the coding sequence ATGACCTTCGCCGCCGATCGCCGCCGCTTCCTTGCCGCTACCGGCAGCGCCTTTGCCGCGCTGGCAGCCAGCGGCTGCATGCGGGTGCCGCTGAGTGCAACGACCGCGCCCGGTGCCGGCTTCAGCTACGGTCCGTTGCAGCCCGATCCGGCGGGGCTGCTCGATCTGCCACGGGGCTTCACCTATCGGGTGATCTCCAGCCTGGGCGACACGATGGACGACGGCTTCACCGTGCCCGACCGGGCGGACGGCATGGGCTGTTTCGACCTCGGCAATGGCCGCATCGCGCTGGTGCGAAACCACGAATTGATGCCGACCAATGATGGCGGCGGCGTGGCCGGGCCGGCCTTCGACACGCAGGCGCGCAGCCTGGTGCCACTGCCGGGCGGGACGACGACGCTGGTGCTGGATGCCGCGACGCTGGAATTGCAGGGCCAGCACCGCAGCCTGGCGGGCACGATCCGAAATTGCGCGGGCGGCATCACGCCGTGGGGCAGCTGGCTGACCTGCGAGGAGAACGTCGCGCGCGCCGACGGCAAGATCAACCAGGACCATGGCTGGGTGTTCGAAGTGCCGGCCAATGCCACGGGGCTGGTCGATCCGGTGCCGCTGAAGGCCATGGGCCGCTTCAATCACGAGGCGGCGGCGGTCGATCCGGCGACCGGCTTCGTCTACCTGACGGAAGATGTGAAGGACAGCCTGCTGTACCGCTTCGTCCCCACCACGCGCGGCAAGCTGGCCGATGGCGGGCAGTTGCAGGCGCTGGCGCTGGTCGACGGGCCGGCCGACACGCGCAACTGGGAAGGGCGGACCGGTGCCGTGCGCGGGCAGGCCCGCGCCGTGCGCTGGATCGACCTCGACAATGTGGAAAGCCCGCAGGACGATCTGCGCCATCGCGGCGCTGCCGCCGGCGCGGCGATCTTCGCACGGGGAGAGGGCATCCACATGGGCGAGGGCGAGCTGTTCTTCTGCTGCACCAGCGGCGGCGCGGCCGGCCTGGGGCAGATCTTCCGCCTGCGTCCGTCGGCGGATGGGACCAGCGACACGCTGGACCTGTTCTTCGAAAGCGAGAGCAAGGACCAGTTCGATTACGGCGACAACCTGACGGTCGGGCCCAATGGCCATCTGGTGGTGTGCGAGGACCAGTACACGGATGTGGTCGCCAACCACCTGCGCGGCATCACGCCGGACGGGCAAGCCTACCCCATCGCGTTCCTGCGCGAACAGACCGAGCTGGCCGGCGCCTGCTTCAGCCCGGATGGGCGAACGCTGTTCGTGAACTTCTACAGCCCGGCCAAGACGGTGGCGATTACCGGGCCGTGGACGGCGTAA
- the ligD gene encoding DNA ligase D, whose product MATRARKKADPAADLLAEYNRKRDFTKTAEPSGKVAPGTGNRFIVQKHDATRLHWDLRLEVDGVLKSWAVTRGPSPDPADKRLAVRTEDHPLSYAEFEGVIPKGEYGGGTVMLWDRGTWAPIAGKSAKDLDEGHLHFIIDGERMQGEWLLIRLKPRPGEKRENWLLRKIADAHAQEGDMLVERGLTSVLTGRSMAEIAADTAGAYSLAGKKGDAFTAEMTQAAKRNARKVKAAVKPGMKRRKATGKPPAFRKVQLATLVDSVPTGNGWLHEIKFDGYRALVAAAGQQVVVYTRNGLDWTDKFGPLVAKLQALDLPPCLIDGEIVAYGKDGNPDFSTLQAVLKRGHGAQTDKDALSFHAFDLLGVEGEDLTGLTNIERKERLEALLAGAKPPVHVADHVIGAGENLLAAMCAAGQEGIISKRIDGKYSSTRGKAWVKVKCTRRQEFVIIGWKKSSAKARPFASLLMAQHEGGKLVYKGNVGTGFDAATLDDLAARMAKLTRKTAPAEVDRVASRGVTWVEPELVAEVAFAEFTGEGAIRHGSFLGLRGDKPVADVAPETPEPAPAEEAVRISSRERVIFPESGQTKGELADYYATIAPLLLPFAAGRPISLVRCPQGRAKKCFFQKHDSGSFGDHVHHVPIREKDGSTEDYLYVEDAAGLAACVQMGTIEFHGWGSRIADVEAPDRMVFDLDPDEGLAFADVKQAATDIRDRLADIGLASFAMLSGGKGVHVVVPLTPGHSWDAHKDFSKRFAEALSMAEPERFTANLSKAKRVGRIFIDYLRNQRGSTAVQPYSARARAGAPVAVPIAWGELKDFDHAHPFGIGDTRQLLARARGKALAGWGFAEQALPEI is encoded by the coding sequence ATGGCGACGCGGGCACGCAAAAAGGCTGACCCCGCCGCCGACCTGCTGGCCGAATACAACCGCAAGCGCGATTTTACAAAGACGGCTGAACCTTCGGGAAAAGTCGCACCCGGCACCGGCAATCGCTTCATTGTGCAGAAGCATGACGCCACCCGTCTCCACTGGGATCTGCGGCTGGAGGTCGACGGCGTGCTGAAAAGCTGGGCGGTGACGCGCGGCCCTTCGCCCGATCCCGCCGACAAGCGGCTGGCCGTGCGGACCGAGGATCATCCGCTATCCTATGCCGAGTTCGAGGGCGTCATCCCCAAGGGCGAATATGGCGGCGGCACGGTGATGCTGTGGGATCGCGGCACCTGGGCGCCGATCGCGGGCAAGAGTGCCAAGGACCTGGACGAGGGGCACCTGCACTTCATCATCGACGGCGAACGGATGCAGGGCGAGTGGCTGCTGATCCGGCTGAAGCCCCGCCCGGGGGAGAAGCGCGAGAACTGGCTGCTGCGCAAGATCGCCGATGCCCATGCGCAGGAAGGCGACATGCTGGTGGAACGCGGCCTCACCAGCGTGCTGACCGGGCGCTCCATGGCGGAGATCGCCGCGGATACGGCGGGTGCCTACTCGCTGGCGGGCAAGAAGGGCGATGCCTTCACCGCGGAGATGACGCAGGCGGCGAAGCGTAACGCTCGCAAGGTCAAGGCAGCGGTCAAGCCGGGGATGAAGCGCAGGAAGGCCACCGGCAAGCCGCCCGCCTTCCGTAAAGTCCAACTCGCCACGCTGGTGGACAGCGTGCCCACCGGCAATGGCTGGCTGCACGAAATCAAGTTCGACGGCTACCGTGCGCTGGTCGCCGCCGCCGGGCAGCAGGTGGTGGTGTACACGCGCAACGGGCTGGACTGGACGGACAAGTTCGGGCCGCTGGTGGCCAAGTTGCAGGCGCTGGACCTGCCGCCCTGCCTGATCGATGGGGAGATCGTCGCCTATGGCAAGGACGGCAATCCCGATTTCTCCACCCTGCAGGCGGTGCTGAAGCGTGGCCACGGCGCGCAGACCGACAAGGATGCGCTGAGCTTCCACGCCTTCGACCTGCTGGGGGTGGAGGGCGAGGACCTGACCGGCCTGACGAACATCGAGCGCAAGGAACGGCTGGAGGCGCTGCTCGCCGGTGCGAAGCCGCCCGTCCATGTGGCGGATCATGTGATCGGTGCGGGCGAGAACCTGTTGGCGGCGATGTGCGCCGCCGGGCAGGAGGGCATCATCTCCAAGCGGATCGACGGCAAGTACAGCAGCACGCGGGGCAAGGCGTGGGTGAAGGTGAAATGCACCCGGCGGCAGGAATTTGTCATCATCGGCTGGAAGAAGTCGAGCGCCAAGGCGCGGCCCTTCGCCAGCCTGCTGATGGCGCAGCATGAAGGCGGCAAGCTGGTCTACAAGGGCAATGTCGGTACCGGCTTCGACGCTGCCACGCTGGATGATCTCGCCGCCCGCATGGCGAAGCTGACCCGCAAGACCGCCCCGGCGGAGGTGGATCGAGTAGCCAGCCGCGGCGTCACCTGGGTGGAGCCGGAGCTGGTGGCGGAGGTCGCCTTCGCCGAGTTCACTGGGGAGGGCGCGATCCGGCATGGCAGCTTCCTGGGCCTGCGCGGCGACAAGCCGGTAGCCGATGTCGCGCCGGAAACGCCCGAACCCGCCCCGGCGGAGGAGGCGGTGCGGATATCCAGCCGCGAGCGGGTGATCTTTCCCGAAAGCGGCCAGACGAAGGGCGAGCTGGCCGACTATTATGCCACGATCGCCCCTCTGCTGCTGCCTTTTGCCGCAGGGCGTCCGATCAGTCTGGTCCGCTGTCCGCAGGGCCGGGCGAAGAAGTGTTTCTTCCAGAAGCATGACAGCGGCAGTTTCGGCGACCACGTCCACCATGTGCCGATCCGGGAGAAGGACGGCAGCACGGAGGATTACCTGTATGTCGAGGATGCCGCCGGCCTCGCCGCTTGCGTGCAGATGGGCACAATCGAATTCCATGGCTGGGGCAGCCGGATCGCCGATGTCGAGGCGCCCGACCGCATGGTGTTCGACCTCGACCCGGACGAAGGATTGGCCTTCGCTGACGTGAAGCAGGCCGCGACCGACATTCGTGACCGGCTGGCCGATATCGGCCTTGCCAGCTTTGCCATGCTGTCGGGCGGCAAGGGCGTGCATGTGGTGGTGCCGCTGACGCCGGGCCATTCGTGGGACGCGCACAAGGATTTCAGCAAGCGCTTCGCCGAGGCGCTGAGCATGGCGGAGCCTGAACGGTTCACCGCCAACCTCAGCAAGGCGAAGCGGGTTGGCCGGATCTTCATCGATTACCTGCGCAACCAGCGCGGCAGCACGGCGGTGCAGCCTTATTCCGCCCGCGCCCGCGCCGGTGCGCCGGTGGCGGTGCCGATCGCCTGGGGAGAGCTGAAGGATTTTGACCACGCGCACCCGTTCGGCATCGGCGACACGCGGCAACTGCTCGCCCGCGCGCGGGGCAAGGCGTTGGCCGGATGGGGTTTTGCCGAGCAGGCGCTGCCGGAGATCTAG
- a CDS encoding Ku protein, with product MAARAYWQGQIRLALVSIPVEVYSAVKTASKISFRQIHEPSGKPVSYEKVVEGIGPIDRDEIIKGYELSKGNYVLLDDEEIESVKIESRKTLELVQFVEAHEIDPLYFEKPYYVAPQDDLAEEAFVVLREALRRAKKIALGQLSIRGKEQLVAIKPCGKGLLMETLRYADEVRGGQSFFSDIDDVKPDAELLDLATTLIDKKTAPFNAATFHDNYADALMRLIEKKAKAKGNKRIVEDPDDGKPSGKSNVIDLMAALKKSVGSGAGAEKAPAKPAAKKAAAKKPAVAAKKPAASRTRKSA from the coding sequence ATGGCAGCACGCGCCTATTGGCAGGGCCAGATCCGTCTGGCGCTGGTGTCGATCCCGGTGGAGGTCTATTCCGCGGTGAAGACCGCGTCGAAGATCAGCTTCCGCCAGATCCACGAACCCAGCGGCAAGCCCGTCTCCTACGAAAAGGTGGTCGAAGGCATCGGCCCGATCGACCGGGACGAGATCATCAAGGGCTACGAGTTGTCCAAGGGCAATTACGTCCTGCTGGATGACGAGGAGATCGAGAGCGTCAAGATCGAGAGCCGCAAGACGCTGGAACTGGTCCAGTTCGTCGAGGCGCACGAGATCGACCCGCTCTATTTCGAAAAGCCGTATTACGTCGCCCCGCAGGACGACCTGGCGGAGGAGGCGTTCGTCGTGCTGCGCGAGGCGCTGCGCCGGGCGAAGAAGATCGCGCTGGGGCAGCTGTCCATTCGCGGCAAGGAGCAGCTGGTCGCCATCAAGCCCTGCGGCAAGGGCCTGTTGATGGAGACGCTGCGCTATGCCGATGAGGTGCGCGGCGGGCAGTCCTTCTTCAGCGACATCGACGATGTTAAGCCCGATGCGGAGTTGCTGGACCTTGCCACCACGCTGATCGACAAGAAGACCGCGCCCTTCAACGCCGCCACCTTCCACGACAATTATGCCGACGCGTTGATGCGGCTGATCGAGAAGAAGGCCAAGGCGAAGGGCAACAAGCGGATCGTCGAGGACCCGGATGACGGCAAGCCATCGGGCAAGTCCAACGTGATCGACCTGATGGCGGCGCTGAAGAAATCGGTCGGCAGCGGCGCCGGGGCGGAGAAGGCCCCGGCCAAGCCCGCCGCGAAGAAAGCGGCGGCCAAGAAGCCGGCGGTGGCGGCGAAAAAACCCGCCGCATCCCGCACCCGCAAGAGCGCCTGA
- a CDS encoding phytase gives MRVLPLFAAGLLPMLAGACATTPAITGLPPVPVTATGETAPVGTNNADAADDPAIWRNAANPAASLIVATDKKAGLYVYGLDGAIRSFTDSGRVNNVDLVDMGQQGIIVIASDRNDVTAAKAQLFRLDPATATLTQLAILPVGAGEAYGMCATGRDGTLLIYSPVKEGAIYEQRITLGATLTAENLRTLKVATQPEGCVVDHRDGTLYVGEEDAGIWRFRSGAGTGEMVAAVDNRYLVADVEGLGLVPEDANGGWLVASSQGDNAYALFRLPDMAPTGRFAVVPGTIGGSEETDGLEVIAGDFGPAYPEGLFIAQDGHNQPAAQNFKLVSWAAIRAALGL, from the coding sequence ATGCGGGTATTGCCGTTGTTTGCCGCCGGGCTGCTGCCCATGCTGGCCGGGGCCTGCGCAACGACGCCGGCGATCACCGGCCTGCCGCCGGTGCCCGTCACCGCGACAGGCGAGACCGCGCCCGTCGGCACCAACAATGCCGACGCGGCGGACGATCCGGCGATCTGGCGCAATGCGGCGAACCCCGCCGCCAGCCTGATCGTGGCGACCGACAAGAAGGCGGGCCTGTATGTCTATGGCCTGGATGGGGCGATCCGCAGCTTCACGGATAGCGGCCGGGTCAACAATGTCGACCTGGTAGACATGGGGCAGCAGGGCATCATCGTCATCGCCAGCGACCGCAACGACGTGACCGCGGCCAAGGCGCAGCTGTTCCGCCTCGATCCCGCAACGGCCACCCTGACCCAGCTGGCGATCCTCCCGGTCGGCGCGGGGGAGGCTTATGGCATGTGCGCCACCGGCCGCGATGGTACGCTGCTGATCTACAGCCCGGTGAAGGAAGGCGCGATCTACGAACAGCGGATCACGCTGGGCGCCACGCTGACGGCGGAGAATCTGCGCACGCTGAAGGTCGCGACCCAGCCCGAAGGCTGCGTGGTCGATCATCGCGACGGCACGCTGTATGTGGGGGAGGAGGATGCCGGCATCTGGCGCTTCCGTTCCGGCGCAGGGACGGGCGAGATGGTCGCCGCGGTCGACAATCGCTACCTCGTCGCCGATGTCGAAGGCTTGGGCCTGGTGCCGGAAGACGCAAATGGCGGCTGGCTGGTCGCCAGCAGCCAGGGCGACAATGCCTATGCCCTGTTCCGCCTGCCCGACATGGCGCCGACCGGCCGCTTCGCCGTGGTGCCCGGCACGATCGGCGGCAGCGAGGAAACGGACGGACTGGAGGTGATCGCCGGCGATTTCGGCCCGGCTTATCCGGAGGGCTTGTTCATCGCGCAGGACGGGCACAACCAGCCCGCGGCGCAGAACTTCAAGCTGGTGTCGTGGGCTGCGATCAGGGCGGCGCTGGGCCTCTGA
- a CDS encoding TonB-dependent receptor, whose amino-acid sequence MHLIRPLLASSSIALALIAAPAIAGEVAGTVTDATDTIALRSANIRIAELGREAVTGADGSFLFGEVPAGTYTLVATYVGAPTQELTLTVPATGTVRADFALGNADRAILVTGYGANQASALSRKRENDRVSDVLTRDAIGQFPDQNVAESIRRLPGINVLNDQGEGRFVSVRGLDPNLNSTTLNGVRVPSPEGDIRGVALDVISSDVIQSVEITKSLTPDMDADTIGASIDIETTSAFARRRDALNVSAEASYNDYVGEVTPKGAVDFAVRVTPDFGISGGLSYYQRRFESDNVEAEDWVEGDDGAIYAEGLEYRDYDVQRERTSASLNLDLRATDTTTLYARGLYSQFEDHEYRRRTIFGTGDAFVTANGATGVTFADGDAASPDDEYELTIERDLKDRFETQRVRTVVVGGETDTDTWHVEYSGSWARSTELEDGSIDPITFARDYAGEGLAVNADYSDVRVPIYSIAAGPNDALDPSSYELDEVQITSLSDAEDTEWAGRLDVARSFPMAGGSFTVQAGGKMRWRDKRYNNNTTHIEGADITLADFGGRQTYRLVDMGPVVDKLSPRRFLAANNDAFEVEPVDTALDSAASDYSIKEDIAAGYLLGRWDSDTLRVIGGVRYERTDNVIRGNTVTLIEGEDEDTVTVAPVLFQRDYDQWLPSLNVRFEASEDLVLRAAGYRSLVRPGLAQLAPRFVIEESDGGEREGEFGNPNLRPYRAWNFDASAEWYMTSNGALTVAGFYKDVKDYIVDTLIQETEYAGVPVDEATLPINGDSATIYGVEVGFAQQWTMLPGALDGLITQLNYTWTDATGDVPVDGDPANLRQITLPSTSRHTFNAALGYDKGPVSFRLAGTYRDKYLDELGATAEEDRIVDNHFQVDLTVRYRASDRIQLFYDWININNAKYFAYNNVAQRRNLLQYEEYNWTMKAGMRVSF is encoded by the coding sequence ATGCATCTTATCCGCCCGCTGCTGGCCAGCAGCAGCATCGCCCTTGCACTGATCGCCGCGCCGGCGATCGCCGGGGAAGTCGCCGGTACGGTGACGGACGCCACCGACACGATCGCGCTGCGGTCCGCGAACATCCGCATCGCCGAGCTTGGGCGAGAGGCGGTGACGGGTGCGGACGGATCCTTCCTCTTCGGTGAAGTGCCCGCGGGTACCTATACGCTGGTCGCCACCTATGTCGGCGCGCCAACGCAGGAACTGACCCTGACCGTGCCGGCCACCGGCACCGTGCGCGCCGACTTCGCGCTGGGCAACGCGGATCGTGCGATCCTGGTCACCGGCTATGGCGCGAACCAGGCCAGCGCCCTGTCGCGCAAGCGGGAGAACGACCGGGTCAGCGACGTGCTGACGCGCGACGCGATCGGGCAATTCCCCGACCAGAACGTCGCGGAATCGATCCGCCGCCTGCCCGGCATCAACGTGCTGAACGATCAGGGGGAGGGGCGCTTCGTCTCCGTCCGCGGGCTCGACCCCAACCTCAACTCCACCACGCTGAACGGTGTGCGGGTGCCTTCGCCCGAGGGTGACATTCGGGGCGTGGCGCTGGACGTCATCAGCAGCGATGTGATCCAGAGCGTGGAGATCACCAAGTCGCTGACCCCGGACATGGATGCCGACACGATCGGCGCGTCCATCGATATCGAGACGACCAGCGCCTTCGCCCGCCGTCGCGATGCGCTGAACGTCTCTGCGGAGGCGAGCTACAACGATTATGTCGGTGAAGTGACGCCCAAGGGCGCGGTCGACTTCGCCGTGCGCGTCACGCCCGATTTCGGGATTAGCGGCGGCCTGTCCTATTACCAGCGCCGCTTCGAAAGCGACAATGTCGAGGCGGAGGACTGGGTCGAGGGTGACGACGGCGCGATCTATGCCGAAGGGCTGGAATACCGCGACTACGACGTGCAGCGCGAACGGACCAGCGCCTCGCTGAACCTTGACCTGCGCGCGACGGACACCACCACGCTGTATGCCCGCGGCCTGTACAGCCAGTTCGAGGATCACGAGTACCGCCGCCGTACCATCTTCGGCACGGGTGATGCGTTCGTGACCGCCAATGGCGCGACCGGCGTCACCTTCGCCGATGGCGATGCCGCCAGCCCGGATGACGAATATGAGCTGACGATCGAGCGCGACCTGAAGGACCGCTTCGAGACGCAGCGCGTCCGCACCGTGGTGGTCGGCGGCGAGACCGACACCGACACCTGGCATGTTGAATATTCGGGCAGCTGGGCCCGGTCGACGGAACTGGAGGACGGCTCCATCGACCCGATCACCTTCGCCCGCGACTACGCCGGAGAAGGGCTGGCGGTGAACGCCGACTACAGCGACGTGCGCGTGCCGATCTATTCGATCGCTGCCGGGCCGAACGACGCCCTCGACCCTTCGTCCTACGAACTGGACGAGGTGCAGATCACCAGCCTGTCCGATGCGGAGGATACCGAATGGGCCGGGCGGCTGGACGTCGCCCGCAGCTTCCCCATGGCGGGCGGCAGCTTCACCGTGCAGGCGGGCGGCAAGATGCGCTGGCGCGACAAGCGGTACAACAACAACACCACCCATATCGAAGGGGCGGACATCACGCTCGCCGATTTCGGTGGCCGGCAGACCTACCGCCTGGTCGACATGGGGCCGGTGGTCGACAAGCTGTCGCCGCGCCGCTTCCTGGCGGCGAACAACGACGCATTCGAGGTGGAGCCGGTCGATACCGCGTTAGACAGTGCGGCGTCCGATTACTCCATCAAGGAGGATATCGCCGCCGGTTACCTGCTGGGGCGGTGGGACAGCGACACGCTGCGCGTGATCGGCGGTGTCCGCTACGAACGGACCGACAACGTCATCCGCGGCAACACCGTCACCCTGATCGAGGGCGAGGACGAGGATACCGTGACCGTGGCCCCCGTGCTGTTCCAGCGCGATTACGACCAGTGGCTGCCCAGCCTGAACGTACGGTTCGAAGCCAGCGAAGACCTGGTGCTGCGCGCCGCGGGCTACCGCTCGCTGGTGCGGCCGGGCCTGGCGCAACTGGCGCCCCGGTTCGTGATCGAGGAATCGGATGGCGGCGAGCGCGAGGGCGAGTTCGGCAATCCCAACCTGCGCCCGTATCGCGCATGGAACTTCGATGCCTCCGCCGAATGGTACATGACCAGCAACGGCGCGCTGACGGTGGCTGGTTTCTACAAGGACGTTAAGGACTACATCGTCGACACGCTGATCCAGGAAACCGAATATGCCGGCGTACCGGTGGACGAGGCGACGCTGCCGATCAACGGCGACAGCGCCACGATCTATGGCGTGGAGGTCGGCTTCGCGCAGCAATGGACCATGCTGCCCGGTGCGCTGGACGGCCTGATCACGCAGTTGAACTATACCTGGACGGACGCGACCGGCGACGTGCCGGTGGATGGCGATCCGGCCAATCTGCGGCAGATCACGCTGCCGTCGACGAGCCGCCACACCTTCAACGCCGCGCTCGGCTACGACAAGGGGCCGGTCTCCTTCCGCTTGGCGGGAACGTACCGCGACAAGTACCTGGACGAGCTGGGCGCCACGGCGGAGGAGGATCGCATCGTCGACAACCACTTCCAGGTGGACCTGACCGTCCGCTACCGCGCAAGCGACCGCATCCAGCTGTTCTATGACTGGATCAACATCAACAACGCCAAGTACTTCGCCTACAACAACGTCGCCCAGCGGCGTAACCTGCTGCAGTACGAGGAATACAACTGGACCATGAAGGCCGGCATGCGGGTGAGCTTCTGA
- the hslU gene encoding ATP-dependent protease ATPase subunit HslU, which produces MNDNLTPKAIVSALDEHIIGQREAKRAVAVALRNRWRRQRLPAELRDEVTPKNILMIGPTGCGKTEISRRLAKLADAPFVKVEATKFTEVGYVGRDVEQIARDLVEEAIRLEKERRRESVREAASKAAMERLLNALVGDSASEATRESFRRRITENAMNEVEVEIEVEEAPAMPMEIPGMGGGVGMINLGDMMGKAFGKTPMKRRKLRVPDAWDKLVDEESEKRMDQDDVARSAITAAETNGIVFLDEIDKIAVSDVRGGSVSREGVQRDLLPLIEGTTVSTKHGPMKTDHVLFIASGAFHVAKPADMLPELQGRLPIRVELKALTEADFVAILSDTRANLVSQYRALLGTEELQVEITPGAVDAIARIAAQVNESVENIGARRLQTVMEKLFEELSFEAEDRRGETVTIDEAYVAEKLGELAGNADLSKYIL; this is translated from the coding sequence ATGAATGACAATCTGACGCCCAAGGCGATCGTTTCCGCCCTCGACGAACACATCATCGGCCAGCGGGAGGCGAAGCGCGCCGTCGCCGTCGCGTTGCGCAATCGCTGGCGCCGCCAGCGCCTGCCGGCCGAGCTGCGCGACGAGGTTACGCCCAAGAACATCCTGATGATCGGGCCCACGGGCTGCGGCAAGACGGAGATCAGCCGCCGACTGGCGAAGCTGGCCGATGCCCCGTTCGTGAAGGTGGAGGCGACCAAGTTCACCGAAGTCGGCTATGTCGGCCGCGACGTGGAGCAGATCGCCCGCGACCTGGTGGAGGAGGCGATCCGGCTGGAGAAGGAGCGCCGGCGTGAGTCCGTGCGCGAGGCCGCCAGCAAGGCCGCGATGGAGCGCCTGCTGAACGCGCTGGTCGGCGACAGCGCCAGCGAGGCGACGCGCGAGAGCTTCCGCCGCCGCATCACCGAAAACGCCATGAACGAGGTTGAGGTCGAGATCGAGGTGGAGGAAGCCCCCGCCATGCCGATGGAGATCCCCGGCATGGGCGGCGGCGTCGGCATGATCAATCTGGGCGACATGATGGGCAAGGCATTTGGCAAGACGCCGATGAAGCGCCGCAAGCTGCGCGTGCCCGATGCCTGGGACAAGCTGGTGGACGAGGAGTCCGAGAAGCGGATGGACCAGGACGATGTCGCCCGCTCCGCCATCACCGCTGCCGAGACGAACGGCATCGTCTTCCTGGACGAGATCGACAAGATCGCGGTCAGCGACGTGCGCGGCGGCTCCGTCAGCCGGGAAGGCGTGCAGCGCGACCTGCTGCCGCTGATCGAGGGGACGACCGTATCGACCAAGCATGGGCCGATGAAGACCGACCATGTGCTGTTCATCGCCAGCGGCGCGTTCCATGTGGCCAAGCCCGCCGACATGCTGCCCGAATTGCAGGGCCGCCTGCCGATCCGGGTCGAGCTGAAGGCGCTGACGGAGGCGGATTTCGTCGCCATCCTGTCCGACACGCGCGCCAATCTGGTGTCGCAGTATCGCGCCCTGCTGGGGACCGAGGAATTGCAGGTGGAGATCACCCCGGGGGCGGTGGACGCGATCGCGCGGATCGCCGCGCAGGTGAACGAGAGCGTCGAGAACATCGGCGCCCGCCGCCTGCAGACGGTGATGGAGAAGCTGTTCGAGGAGCTGAGCTTCGAGGCGGAGGATCGCCGGGGCGAGACGGTGACCATCGACGAGGCATATGTGGCGGAGAAGCTGGGCGAGCTGGCCGGCAATGCCGACCTCAGCAAGTACATCCTCTGA